Within Halonatronomonas betaini, the genomic segment GCATCTTTGCAAGGAATAATGGGTGCTAAATATGCTGCTGAAGCCGGTGAAACCAGCGAGGTTGCCAGGGCTATAGGCCAGCATTATAAACCGGCTGGGGCCGATGATAGCCTGCCAGAAAGTATAGAGGCCAGACTGCTTAGTATCTCTGATAAGATCGATGATATTGTAAGTAATTTTTATTTAGGCAATATTCCAACTGGCAGCCAGGATCCCTTTGCACTTAGAAGAAAGGCTACCGGGATTATAAGAATAATTCTTGATGGTAGGATTGCTCTTAAGCTGAATAGCATAGTTGGAATTGTTGGTGATCTTCTTGAAATAGATACTAAGACTGAAGAAAAAGTTTTTGGTTTCTTTAAACAGAGAGTTGAAAATTATTTCTCTGAAAATGGAATTAGATATGATGTATTAGATGCGGCATTAGCAGTTGATTTTTATGATCTTCAAGATCTTAAAAATAGGCTTGCTGCTATAATGAAATTTAGAAATAAAGATTATGACCGTTTTGTTAAGTTATTATATGGCTTACAGAGATGTGGAAACCTGGCTGCTCAGGCAGAAGGTTTAGATGAGATTAACTCTGATCTGATTAAAGAATCTGAAGAAAAAGTTCTTTATGATGAGTATGTTAAGATTAATGATAAGATAGAGGCTTACTTTAATAATGACGATTATTATCAGGCTTTAGAAGAGATTGCAGCTTTAAAAGATATGGTTGATAATTTCCTTGACAACATTGTTGTAATGGTAGATGATGAGGAAGTCAGAAAAAATAGAATTGGCTTATTAGAAAGAGTTGCCAGTTTAATTGAACCAGTTATGGATATAAATGAGATAGCTTTAGATGAAAATTAGGGAGGCATAGTCCATGGGTGATAAAAAAACTGTATATGTAGTTTCTGATTCTTTAGGGGAAACAGCTAATAGTGTTGTTGATGCTGCTGCCAGTCAGTTTGACACTGATCGAATTGAAACAGTAAAATTTTCTCATGTTAAGACTGTGAGAGAGTTAAAGAATATTGTTTTAAAAGCTGCTGATAAAGATGCCATGATAGTATATACCCTGATTAATCCTGAGCTTAGAAAAGAGTTTTATACATTTGGTAGAGAAAGAGATATAATTATGATTGATGTTATGGGTCCAATTATGGAGAAGATGGAAAATCTCCTTAATTCCAAGCCGGTTTTGCAGCCTGGGATCAGACATCAGCTAGATCAGAATTATTTTAAAAGGGTTGAAGCAATGGAATTTACAGTAAAATATGATGATAGAAATGATAAAAAGGGGATTGAACTTGCTGATGTTGTTTTAATTGGAGTATCCAGAACATCCAAAACTCCTCTATGTATATATCTATCATATCGGGGTCATAAAGCAGCAAATATCCCACTGGTGCCAGAGGTAGACGTGCCTAAATTATTGTATGAAAACCCTGAAAATAAAGTTATTGGCCTGACTATTGACCCCCTCTTATTAAATGAGATAAGGCTGGAGAGATTAAAAGCTCTAGGTTTGAGTCAGGATAGTCAATATGCCTCAATAAAAAGAATAAATGAGGAACTTGATTATGCTGATCAGATAATGAAAAAGATTGGTTGCCCGGTAATTAATGTAACTAATAAGTCGATTGAAGAATCGGCAAATGAAGTTCAGGAATATTTTTAATATGTTTAGCCGTGAAAAGCTCGAGAAAATTGAGATGGATAAGTTATCACCTGGAGCCCAGTTTAGCTCTGAAAGCAAAGGCAGAAGAAATCCTGAAGAATTATGCAAATATCGAATGATATTTCAACAGGATAGAGATAGGATTATTCATTCAAAAGCTTTCAGGCGTTTAAAGCATAAAACCCAGGTTTTTATTTCACCCTTGGGAGATCATTTTAGAACAAGACTGACTCATACCCTTGAGGTATCCCAAATTTCAAGAACTATTGCCCGCTCTTTAGGATTGAATGAGGATTTGACTGAAGCTATTGCTCTGGCCCATGATCTTGGCCATACTCCTTTTGGCCATGCTGGTGAGGAGGTTCTAAATAGACTTTCAGACAAAGGATTTCAGCATAATTACCAGAGTTTAAGGGTTGTTGATAAGTTAGAGAGTCGAAATGGAAATAAGTTCGGTTTGAATTTGAGTTATGAGGTCAGGGATGGTATTTTAAATCATACAGGAGAAAAGTTGCCTGAAACTCTGGAGGGGCAGATAGTAAAAATTGCTGATAGAATTGCTTATATCAATCATGATCTTGATGATGCTATGAGAGCAGATATTATTTGCCTGGAGGATATACCTTATAGCTGCATTGAGGTGTTGGGTAAAAGGCAATCTGATAGAATTGATATTATGGTAAAAGATATAATATCTACAAGTTCTAAAAGTGATATTATTAAAATGTCTGATGAGGTGGATAAGGTTACAAATAAATTAAGAGATTTTCTCTTTAATAATGTATATATAGGTTCTGAAGCTAAGGTGGAGGAAGAAAAAGCTCAGAAACTTCTAGAGAGGTTATATTTTCATTATTATGAGAAACCTGAAGCTATGCCTTCAGAGTTTTATGAGCGGATCGATGATGAAGGTAAAGAACAGGCTGTAATAGACTATATTGCAGGCATGACTGATCGGTATGCGATAAATCAGGGAAGGGAGCTTTTTATTCCATCATCTTCTTTCTTTTAGGAACATGCAGGATTTTATTTAACTATAACGAAATATAATATAGGATTGATAATTATGGCTTCTATATCAAGAGATATAATTAATCAAATAAAGGCAGAGATAGATATTGTTGAATTAATCGGGGAGTATGTAGACCTGAGCAGTTCAGGTAAAAATTATGTTGCTCTATGTCCATTTCACCAGGAAAATACTCCTTCCTTTACTGTTAATCCTAATAAGCAGTTTTATTATTGCTTTGGTTGTGGGGCTGGAGGAGATTCAATAAATTTTATTCAGGAAATCGATAATTTGTCTTTTCAGGAATCAGTCTTAACTCTTGCTGAAAGGGCAGGCATAGAAGTTGATATTAAGGGCGGGATTGATAAAGAAAAGATGAAGCTAAGAGAGGCTATCTTTTCTGCTAATAATTTAGCCTCAAAATTTTATAATTATTTACTTTTAAACAATGATATTGCCAGTAAAGCTAAAGAATATCTTAATGATCGAGGATTTAATGAAGAAGATATTAAAAAATTTAATTTAGGATATGCCCCGGATAGCTGGAGGGGGCTATATAATTTTCTGTCTGATAAAGGTTTTAATCAGGAAGTTTTAATAAAATCCGGTCTGGTTGTAGCTGGGAAAAATAATAGCTATTATGATCGTTTTAGAGATAGAGTTATCTTTCCAATTTATAATGTAAGATCAGAAGTTATTGGTTTTGGAGGAAGAGTTATAGACCCAGAAGATTTTCCTAAATATTTGAATTCACCTGAAAGCCCTGTTTTTTCTAAGAAAAAATTACTGTATGGTCTTAATATTTCAAAAGAGGGGATTCAGGATAAAAATGAAGCTGTTATCGTTGAAGGTTATACTGATGTTTTGACTGCCCATAAGTTTGGACTAACGAATTTTGTTGCCTCTTTAGGAACAGCTTTAACCAGGGAACAGGCAAATTTATTAAAAAGATATTGTGATAAAGTATATATAGCCTATGATGCTGATACTGCTGGTGATAAGGCTACTTTGAGAGGCCTGGAAATTTTGCGTCAGGCAGGGCTTGATGTAGCAATTATTGAGTTACCCCAGGACCTTGATCCTGATGATTACATTAAAAATAAAGGCAGTGATGCTTTCATTGAGCTGGAATCTAAAGCTCCTGACTTAATTGAGTATAGAATTGATTTAATAATGGAAAAATATCAGGACCAATCAGCTAATAGCAGGTTAAAAGCAGCTCAGGCTGGTGTAGATTTTCTCGCTACTATCAAAGATGAGCTGACCCAGGATGCTTATGCAAAGGTGCTGGCTGAAAAGACTGAGATTGGCTATGAAGAAATAAAAAACAAGATGCAGAAAGTTAAGAAAGAGAAAAAGAAATCGAAACGGTGGAAGCAGAAAAATAGAGAAGAAAAAAAGAAGACTGATCAAGATATTAATGATTCTGAATGGCAGGTTTTGGCTTATATGTTACAGGACCAGGAATACCGGGAGTTAGGTATTGATAAACTTAACCCAGCTTATTTTTCTGATGATACAGCTGAAATTGCCAGACAACTCTGGGAAGATATTGAGATTACTGCTACTGAGGTTATTTCTGTTCTACCTGAGGAGAAAAGAGATAATTTAGCCAGATATTTTCTAGCTAAAGATAGACTTCCATCAAAAAATGGCTTTAAAAATTTGATTAAAGAAGTAATAACCGGTAATATAGAGGATGAGATAAGTAATATTTTACATGAATTAAGGAATTCTAATGATCGCAATTATATAAATGATTTATTATTATATTATAAAAGGTTATTAAGATTAGAAAGGAGGGACGTATAATGTCAGATGATTATGCAAGTCCCGGTAAGATTAAAGAAGTTAAAAAGTTGATTAACTATGGAAAAAAAGAAGGAAAATTGACATATAAAGAGATCATGGATGCTTTAGAAGATGTTGAACTTGATTCTGAGGATATAGAACAGGTCTATGATATCTTTAATGAAATGGATATAGATGTTATTGAAGAAGGCGAAGATGAGCCTGAGGATGATGAAAATTTAGATTTATCAATTCCCCAGGGTGTGGGAATTGATGATCCTGTTAGAATGTATTTAAAAGAAATAGGGAAAGTTGATCTTTTAACAGCTGAGGAAGAGGTAAGTATTGCTAAAAGGATTGAAGAAGGCGATGAAACAGCCAGGCAGGAACTAATAGAAGCTAATTTAAGGTTAGTTGTTAGTATAGCAAAAAAATATGTGGGCAGAGGATTATTATTTTTAGATCTAATTCAGGAAGGTAACATGGGCCTGATGAAAGCTGTTGAGAAATTTGATTATACTAAAGGCTATAAATTTAGTACCTATGCTACCTGGTGGATAAGGCAGGCAATAACAAGAGCTATTGCTGATCAGGCCAGAACTATTAGGATTCCTGTGCATATGGTAGAAACGATTAATAAGTTAATCAGGGTTTCCAGGCAACTTCTTCAGGAATTAGGAAGAGAGCCTACCCCGGAAGAGATCGGTGAAGAAATGGACTTAAGTCCTGATAAAGTAAGAGAGATCATGAAGATTTCCCAGGAACCTGTATCCCTTGAAACTCCAATTGGTGAAGAGGAAGATAGCAATTTAGGGGATTTCATTGAAGATGAAGATGCCCCTGCTCCGGCCAAAGCAGCTTCTTACTCTCTTTTAAAAGAACAGATTGACCAGGTTTTAGATTCATTAACTGATAGGGAGAAAAGAGTTCTAGAGTTAAGATTTGGAATTGAAGATGGCAGACCCCGTACCCTGGAAGAAGTCGGGAAGGAATTTGGAGTCACCAGGGAGAGAATAAGGCAGATAGAGTCAAAAGCCTTAAGAAAGCTCCGCCATCCTACCAGAAGCAAAAAATTAAAAGATTATTTGGATTAACCCTTGACGAATTAAAGTTTTTATTCTATAATGTAACATGTGCTGAGAGAAATTTAATAGGGCCCATAGCTCAGTTGGTCAGAGCAATCGGCTCATAACCGATTAGTCCCAGGTTCGAGTCCTGGTGGGCCCACCATGTAATTAATAACCTTGTTCTTTACTGGAACAGGGTTTTATTATATTTAAGGGGGTAAATTATGATTACTGTTAGTGAAATAGCTGGGAAGATTAATAAGTTAGCTCCATCTTTTTTAGCTGAAGATTGGGATAATATTGGAATCCAGGTTGGTAATCCAGATTGGCCAGTTGATAAGATAGGTGTTGCCTTAGACGCCACAGAAGAGATTGTAGATGAAGCAATTGAAACCGGTTGTCAATTATTAATAGTTCATCATCCTTTAATCTTTAAAGGGATAAAAAATGTGCATACAGGTAATACCACTGGCAAAATAATTACTAAGGCTATTCAATCTGAGTTGAGTATAATTGCTGCTCATACAAATATTGACCATGCTGAGAATGGGTTAAATGACTATCTATCTAATTTGCTTGAACTTGATAATGTAGAAAATTTGAGTAATAATTTACCTTTTAAAAAATTTGTTGGTTATATACCGGAGTCAGACTTTGAAAAAGTTAGAACTGCTCTATTTGATGCTGGAGCTGGAAAGTTTGGGAATTATGATCAGGTAAGTTTTTCATTTAAAGGAAATGGATCATTCAGGCCCTTAAAAGGGAGCAATCCAGCTGAGGGAGTTCATGGTGAAAGATCGGAAGTTAAAGAATACAGGCTGGAGATTGTTGTAGATGAAAGGGATTTAGATAATTTAATATCAACCTATTTTGAGATGCATCCTTATGAGGAACCGGTTTTTGATCTCTTTCAACCTGAGCAGTTGCAGGGCGAGTATTTTCCTGCCAGGATAGGTTTTTTAAATAATGTTATGAGTTTATCTGAATTTGCTAGATTTGCAAATAATAAATTGAATTTAGATTATTCCCAGGTAGCAGGAAATAAAGATAAAGAAATCGAAAAAGTTGCTATAGCCTGCGGAAGTGGTGCTGATTTTATTAAAGCTGCTTCCAGACAGGGTGCAGATGTGCTGGTTACAGGGGATATTAAATACCATGAGGCCCAATCTGCTCTTGAATCAGGAGTTGCTTTAATAAATGCAGGACATTATGGTACTGAAAAAGTTTTTCCTGAGTTAATCAAAAATTATTTAACTGAAGTGGAGTATTCTAGAGCGAAGAAACCTGATATAATAGAATTAGAAGGTCAAAGCTCAATCTGGAACTTATATACTACTTGATATTAATAAGAATTGGTGCTATAATTAATAAGGCTAAAAAATAAAATATATTTTGGTAAGTTGGCCGGATGGTCGCAGTTTTGAATGAAACTGAGGAAAGTCCGGGCTCCACAGGGCAGGGTGCTGGGTAATACCCAGTGGAGGTGACTCCCAGGCAAGTGCCACAGAAAAGATACCGCTGTTTTTAACAGTAAGGGTGAAAAGGTGAGGTAAAAGCTCACCAGAGTTCAGGTGACTGGACTGCTAGGTAAACCCCACCTGGAGTAAGTCCAAATAGAGAGGAAATAAAGCTGCCCGCTTTTCCTCCGGGTAAGGACGCTTGACGGCTATAGGTAACTATAGCTGCAGATAGATGACCATTTAAGACAGAACCCGGCTTACAGGCCAACTTACCAGTATTTCATTCCCATGGCCTGGCCATGGGTTTATTTGATTGAAAATATGTTTGTTTTATGTTAAAATTATATGCAGTATGTATGTAGGAGGGATTGTTATGGCTGGTCATTCTAAATGGGCCAATATAAAGCATAAAAAGCAGAAAGAGGATAGAAGAAGAGCAAAATTGTTTTCTAAGTTAAGCAAGAGAATAGCAGTGGCTGCCCGTGAAGGTGGCGGCGATCCTGAAATGAATGCTGAACTTAGAATGGTTATTGATAAAGCAAGAGATAATAATATGCCCAATGAAAATATTGAAAGGGCTATAAAAAGAGGTACAGGTGAATTAGAGGGTGTTGATTATGAGAGTTTTGATTATGAAGGTTATGGTCCTGAAGGTGTAGCTCTTTATCTGGAGATAACTACAGATAATAGAAATCGTGCGGCTTCTGAAATCAGACATATACTTTCTGAGAATGGGGGAAATCTGGGTGAATCAGGTTGCGTTGCCTGGATGTTTGATAGAAAAGGGCAGTTAGTGTTGGATAATTCAAATAATAGTTTTGATGAAGATGAAGTTTTATTGGAAGCTTTAGAGGCAGGGGCTGAAGATGTTAAGCTTGAAGGTGAAATTATCAGAATTTTAACGGACCCTAAAGAATTCATGTCTGTTAAAGAAGAATTAGAGGAAAATAACTTTGAATTTAAAGATTCAGATATAGTTATGCTTCCAAATAATACTGTAGACCTTGATAAATCAGGAGCAAAAAAAATCCTTAATTTGATGGATGAATTAGAAGAGCATGATGATGTTCAGGAGATATATGCTAATTTTAATATCCCTGAATCAGTTCTTGAGGAGATAGAAAATGAAGAGTAATCTTAT encodes:
- the rpoD gene encoding RNA polymerase sigma factor RpoD, which gives rise to MSDDYASPGKIKEVKKLINYGKKEGKLTYKEIMDALEDVELDSEDIEQVYDIFNEMDIDVIEEGEDEPEDDENLDLSIPQGVGIDDPVRMYLKEIGKVDLLTAEEEVSIAKRIEEGDETARQELIEANLRLVVSIAKKYVGRGLLFLDLIQEGNMGLMKAVEKFDYTKGYKFSTYATWWIRQAITRAIADQARTIRIPVHMVETINKLIRVSRQLLQELGREPTPEEIGEEMDLSPDKVREIMKISQEPVSLETPIGEEEDSNLGDFIEDEDAPAPAKAASYSLLKEQIDQVLDSLTDREKRVLELRFGIEDGRPRTLEEVGKEFGVTRERIRQIESKALRKLRHPTRSKKLKDYLD
- a CDS encoding YebC/PmpR family DNA-binding transcriptional regulator — its product is MAGHSKWANIKHKKQKEDRRRAKLFSKLSKRIAVAAREGGGDPEMNAELRMVIDKARDNNMPNENIERAIKRGTGELEGVDYESFDYEGYGPEGVALYLEITTDNRNRAASEIRHILSENGGNLGESGCVAWMFDRKGQLVLDNSNNSFDEDEVLLEALEAGAEDVKLEGEIIRILTDPKEFMSVKEELEENNFEFKDSDIVMLPNNTVDLDKSGAKKILNLMDELEEHDDVQEIYANFNIPESVLEEIENEE
- a CDS encoding deoxyguanosinetriphosphate triphosphohydrolase, producing MFSREKLEKIEMDKLSPGAQFSSESKGRRNPEELCKYRMIFQQDRDRIIHSKAFRRLKHKTQVFISPLGDHFRTRLTHTLEVSQISRTIARSLGLNEDLTEAIALAHDLGHTPFGHAGEEVLNRLSDKGFQHNYQSLRVVDKLESRNGNKFGLNLSYEVRDGILNHTGEKLPETLEGQIVKIADRIAYINHDLDDAMRADIICLEDIPYSCIEVLGKRQSDRIDIMVKDIISTSSKSDIIKMSDEVDKVTNKLRDFLFNNVYIGSEAKVEEEKAQKLLERLYFHYYEKPEAMPSEFYERIDDEGKEQAVIDYIAGMTDRYAINQGRELFIPSSSFF
- a CDS encoding Nif3-like dinuclear metal center hexameric protein, translated to MITVSEIAGKINKLAPSFLAEDWDNIGIQVGNPDWPVDKIGVALDATEEIVDEAIETGCQLLIVHHPLIFKGIKNVHTGNTTGKIITKAIQSELSIIAAHTNIDHAENGLNDYLSNLLELDNVENLSNNLPFKKFVGYIPESDFEKVRTALFDAGAGKFGNYDQVSFSFKGNGSFRPLKGSNPAEGVHGERSEVKEYRLEIVVDERDLDNLISTYFEMHPYEEPVFDLFQPEQLQGEYFPARIGFLNNVMSLSEFARFANNKLNLDYSQVAGNKDKEIEKVAIACGSGADFIKAASRQGADVLVTGDIKYHEAQSALESGVALINAGHYGTEKVFPELIKNYLTEVEYSRAKKPDIIELEGQSSIWNLYTT
- a CDS encoding pyruvate, water dikinase regulatory protein; the protein is MGDKKTVYVVSDSLGETANSVVDAAASQFDTDRIETVKFSHVKTVRELKNIVLKAADKDAMIVYTLINPELRKEFYTFGRERDIIMIDVMGPIMEKMENLLNSKPVLQPGIRHQLDQNYFKRVEAMEFTVKYDDRNDKKGIELADVVLIGVSRTSKTPLCIYLSYRGHKAANIPLVPEVDVPKLLYENPENKVIGLTIDPLLLNEIRLERLKALGLSQDSQYASIKRINEELDYADQIMKKIGCPVINVTNKSIEESANEVQEYF
- the dnaG gene encoding DNA primase — its product is MASISRDIINQIKAEIDIVELIGEYVDLSSSGKNYVALCPFHQENTPSFTVNPNKQFYYCFGCGAGGDSINFIQEIDNLSFQESVLTLAERAGIEVDIKGGIDKEKMKLREAIFSANNLASKFYNYLLLNNDIASKAKEYLNDRGFNEEDIKKFNLGYAPDSWRGLYNFLSDKGFNQEVLIKSGLVVAGKNNSYYDRFRDRVIFPIYNVRSEVIGFGGRVIDPEDFPKYLNSPESPVFSKKKLLYGLNISKEGIQDKNEAVIVEGYTDVLTAHKFGLTNFVASLGTALTREQANLLKRYCDKVYIAYDADTAGDKATLRGLEILRQAGLDVAIIELPQDLDPDDYIKNKGSDAFIELESKAPDLIEYRIDLIMEKYQDQSANSRLKAAQAGVDFLATIKDELTQDAYAKVLAEKTEIGYEEIKNKMQKVKKEKKKSKRWKQKNREEKKKTDQDINDSEWQVLAYMLQDQEYRELGIDKLNPAYFSDDTAEIARQLWEDIEITATEVISVLPEEKRDNLARYFLAKDRLPSKNGFKNLIKEVITGNIEDEISNILHELRNSNDRNYINDLLLYYKRLLRLERRDV